The genomic region AACAGCCCGGCACCCTCGGTCGCGGCCCGGGCGGCATCCTCGGTGGTCGCCAGCACGAAGCGGGCGATCCGATAGGCAAGCGTCGCCTTGCCCAGCCCGCGCGGCCCGGTGATCATCCAGGCATGGGCGAGCCGGCCGCCGTTCCAGGTCTCCAGAAAGCCCCGCTCCGCAGCCTCGTGCCCCACCAGCTGGGGCGTGAACCGCGGATGGCCCGAGACGGCCTCGCTCATAGGCCCGCGTCCCGGCCGGGGGCCAGGCGGCCGGCTACCACCTCGCGGATGGCGATCTCGACCGCGTCGATATCGGCGGTGGCATCCACGACCGCGCATCTTGCGGGCTCTGCTGCAGCGATGGCCAGAAAGGCCTGTCGCAGCGCCTGATGGAAATCGATCCCCATGCGCTCGAACCGGTCTTCGCCGGCGCCGGGCGCCGCAGGCGCCGCGGTTTCGATCCGCCGCCCGGCGCGGGCCAGGCCGGTTTCGGGCGGAAGATCCAGGATCACGGTCAGATCCGGCATCAGCCCGTCCAGCACCCAGCCTTCAAGCGTCGCGATGACGGCGGGGTCCAGCCCGCGGGCGCCGCCCTGATAGGCGCGGGTGCTGTCGATGAAGCGGTCGGAAATCACCCAGCGCCCGGCATCGAGCGCCGGGCGGATGGTCTGCTCGACATGATTGCGCCGGGCGGCCGCGAGCAGCAGGGTTTCCGACAGCACGTCCCAGCGGGCGACATCCCCCTGGGTCAGCAGCGGACGGATCGCTTCGGCGCCGGCCGCCCCTCCCGGTTCGCGGGTCTCGACCACATCGATCCCCTGCCCGCGCAGATGCCGCGCCAGACGGCGAAGCTGGGTGGACTTGCCACCCCCCTCCCCGCCTTCCAGGGTAATGAAGCGGCCGCGCGCCATCACTGCTGGGCCCGTCACTGCTGGGTCTGGGGTTCGCCGCCGCCGGCAGCGCCCGAGACGAAGTGCGAGATCGCAGCCAGAATCCGGCCGACCGGCCCGGCCTCGGCCACGTTCTGGCCGGCGACCAGCGGCACCGAAAGCGGCTCGACGCCGGGCACGTCGACCACCAGCTTCGCGATCTCCTGACCCTGGGCGATCGGTGCCTGGATCGGACCCTCATAGACCACCTTGGCAGCCAGATTGTCGCGATCGGCCACCGGCAGGGTGACGACCAGATCCCGCGCTGGTACCAGCGGCACGGTGCCCTGATCGCCCAGCCAGACCTCGGCGCTCTCCACCACCTCGCCGGCGGAGAACAGCTTGCGGTTCTCGAATTCGCGCATGCCCCAGGACAGCAGCCGCTCGCCCTCGTTGGAGCGTTCGTTGACGTTGCCGAGGCCGTTCACGACCATGATCAGCCGCCGGTCACCCTGCTTCATCGACGCGGTCAGACCGTAGCCGCCGGCTTCGGTGTGGCCGGTCTTCATGCCGTCGACGCCGATATCCTTGTAAAGCAGCGGGTTGCGGTTGCCCTGTTTGATGCCGTTATAAGTGTATTCGGTCTCGGAATAGAATTTATAGAACTCGGGGAAGTCGTCGATGATCCGCCGGGCGAGCGTCGAGAGGTCGCGGGCCGTCATATAATGCTCGGGATCGGGCCAGCCCGAGGCATTCATGAAGTGGCTGCCGGTCATGCCCAGCTCGCGGGCCTTTTCGTTCATCAGCCGTGCGAAGGCCTCTTCGCTGCCGGCCAGACCTTCGGCCACCACGACGCAGGCGTCGTTACCGGACTGGACGATGATGCCCTGGATCAGGTCCTGAACCTTCACCCGGGTGTTCACCTCTACGAACATCTTGGAGCCGCCCATCCGCCAGGCGCGTTCGCTGACCGGGAAGGCGTCGTCCATCGACACACGGCCTTCCTTGATGCGCTCGAACAGGATGTAGGCGGTCATCAGCTTGCTCATCGACGACGGCGCCATGCGCTCGTCGGCGTTCTTGGCGTAGAGCACGGCACCGGTGGTGTCGTCGAGCAGGATGGCCTGCTTGGCGGCGCTTTCGAAATGGGGGGCGGCGGCAAGCGCCGTCCCGGAAGCCAGCACCGACGCCAGCAGGGCGATACCGGCGCTCATCCGTGCCGTGACGCCGCGGATGTCGCGCCGGCGGCGGGGGAACGTCGTGCCGTTGCGCAAGCTCTGTGCGATCACCGTCATGCTCTTTCGATAGCTCGTCTGCTCAGGACTTGAAGATGGACCGGCGAAGGCGGGCGACAAAGGCCCGTCGCCGTCAGTCCGTGACGATCGAGCCGCGACCGTAGCCGTCGCGGCTCAGCCGCGCCACCACCTTTTCCGCGTCGCGTGAGGCCTTGAACGGGCCGATCCGGACCCGATAGAAGCGCTGGCCGTCGACATCGGCCGGTGCGATCACCGTGTGGCCGTAGTCGAGCAGCCGGTTTTCCAGCGCGCGCGCGTTCTCGGGCTCGCGGAAGGCGCCGACCTGGACATAGGTGCGGTCCGATCCGGGGGCCGTGCGGGTACCGGCGGGCGGCGGCACCGGGGTCGCGAAGACCTCTCCTGCCGGCACGGCCTCGACCTGTTCTTCCACGATGCTCGCAGTGGCGACCACGGGCCCGCGTGGCGAGGTGGCGGGCGGGGATGCAGTCGCCTCGGCGCCGAGCGATGCCAGCATCACGCCATCCGCCTCGGGCAGATAGTCGAGTCCATATTCCTCGGTGACGTTTTCAAGCCGCACCCTGGCCGTGCCCTTCTGGATCACCCCCAGCAGCTGGGCCGAGCGTTTAGACAGATCGATGACCCGGTCACCCACGAAGGGGCCGCGGTCGTTGACGCGCACGATCAGCACCCGGCCGTTTTCGAGGTTGGTGACCCGCACGATCGACGGCAGCGGCAGGGTGGTGTGGGCGGCCGTCAGCGCGTTCTGGTCATAGACCTCGCCATTGGCCGTGTACTTGCCGTGGAAGGTCGGCCCGTACCAGGACGCGACCCCTTCTTCCCTGTAGCCCGGCTCGTCGGCCGGATAATACCAGCGGCCCATCACCTGATAGGGCTTGCCGATCTTCTGGTTCGGCCGTGCGGCCGAGCTTGAGGACGGCGTCGTGCCCTGCCCCACGGCCGGGGCGGACGATGTCGGCTGGGTCGGCCGCCCCGCGCAGGCGGCCAGCGCCAGCGCGGCAAGGGCCACGCCCGTGAGCATCAGCGTGCGGCGGGAAGCGCGGGCGGCGCGGCCGTCGACGGGTGGAGCCATGGACGTGTCGTCTCCCGGAGAAGTGCGGGGATGGGGATGGGCGGTGCGGCAACAACAGACGCCGCTCTGGCGGCCCGTCAGGGGCAGCCGCCGCGGCGCCACGGTTTCGAACGCTGTCGGGACCGGATGTTAACGGCCGGCAATCCGGTCGGCAAGGGTGCCCACCGCGGTCGCGAAGTACTGCGAGCGGTTCCAGCGCAGGATGACCTCGTAATTCTCGGTCGCGAGATAGGCCGGGCCGTTGCGGCCGCCGGGCAGCACGATCTTCGCCGGCACATTGCCGGTGACCGGCAGGGCGGCCCCGTCCTTGCCCGTGACGCCGGCCGCCGCCCAGGCGGCTGCCGTCCGGCTCTCGCCGTCGAGGCCGATGCGGCTGCGATCGAAGCCCTTGGGCAGTTCCACCGGCCCGCCCCAGCCGAAATCCGGGTTCCAGCCGCGTCGCGACAGATAGTTGGCGGCCGAGGCGAAGACGTCCTTGCGAGTGTTCCAGATGTCCTTGCGGCCATCGCCGTCGCCATCGACGGCATAGGACACGAAGCTCGACGGCATGAACTGGCTCTGGCCCATCGCGCCGGCCCAGGATCCGCGCATCTCGGCGGGCGAGATATGGCCCTCGTCCAGGATCTTGAGTGCGTGCAGCAGCTCGCCGCGGAAGAACTTGGCCCGCCGCCCCTCATAGGCGAGCGTCGCCAGCGAGGCGATGACCGGATAGGTCCCGGTCACCCGGCCGTAATCGGTCTCGACGCCCCAGAGCGCCACCACCACTTCGGACGGCACGCCGAACCGCGCCTCGACATCGGCCAGATCGGCCTGGAACTCGGCACGCAGGCGCCGGCCCTGATCGATGCGCCGCTGCGGTACCACCCGGGTCATGTACTGCTCGAAGGTGATGGTCGATTCCGGCTGCGAGCGGTCGAGTTCCACCACCCGCGGAATCGGGGTGACGTCGCGGAAGGCGGCATCCAGAATGCCTTCCGAAATCCCCTGGGCGCGCGCTTCCTTCTTCACCCCCTGAACCCAGGCATCGAAGGCCGGGTCGGCCGGGCTGACGGTGCGGGCATGGGCCAGCGAGACCGGCACCGGGGCGGCGGGCTGGGCTGGCGGCTGCGGTGCCACTGCCTGGGGCTGGACCGAGGCGACCGCCTCTTCCGCGCCACGTCCGCCGCCGCAGGCGGCCAGCACCATGGCCAGGCCGGTCGCGGCCATCAGCCGTGCCACCCGCCTTTCCGGACGGATCGCGGGGCGGTGGTCGGTCGTGGGAAGGCCGGTGTCGCGGATCATGCCGATCTCCGGAATGCTCTGGGGAGGAGGGTCAGGGGCGTCCTGTCGCATCCGGTTGTGCCACACGTCTTCCGCGTGCGGCAAGCCCGGCCAGGGCCCCGGATACCCGAATCTATGCGGCCCCGCCCCGCTTCGGGCCACCCTGCCGGTATGGTTAAAATGCCGTGAAAAAAATCGGGCGAAAAATCATCCGCCGGGCTTGCCGGCGATGAAAACCGATCCCATCCCTAACCTACAGGAAGCAGGACGAAACCCCGAGGCCGGGACGCCCCAGAGACGGGGCCGCCGCATAAAGGCCGGGCGAGGTCGGCAGCCGTTCACGACAGGGTGACGGTCCCCGCTCTCGGACCCGTGACATCCCCGCCGGAGGTTGATTAGGCGTCCTGCACGCAAAAGCGGGCGTGCGGTTATGTGCCTGGAGTGATCCTCCACCATGTGACGTCGGGCCGCCCGCATGAACGGTCGGAGTTGCAAGCGGCACACGCGCGTGCGGCTGCTCCCCGCCCGCGGCGACGGCGGCACCCGCCCGAGGGACGCGCCGTGCGGCCGCCGACCCGCCAGAGGCCGGTAAGACGGACCATGGCAGCGGTTGGCAGACCCCACGGCGTGCCATGATCCCGACGGGACCGCGACGGACCGCGCACCGGAGGAGAGCCGCAACACCCCCGCAGAGGCGGCAGGGTACCTCAGGAGCAGGCGCGCGGCTCGCCCCGTCCGACTGTCGGGCCCGGCGGCGTCGGGCCACGGGGGACTTTCCCGTCCACCCCGCCCCGACGCCGCCGGCGCTCTCTCTCCGCCCCACCAGCCCGTCATGTACCGCACAGGCCCGGCGCTTTCGCACAGGGGCCTGCGTTCGCACGTCTTGCCGCCCCCCTCGCCTTCTGCTACCCATGTCGAACCGGATGGGTGGCCGAGCGGTTTAAGGCACCGGTCTTGAAAACCGGCGTGGGGTCATGCCCACCGTGGGTTCGAATCCCACCCCATCCGCCAAATCTGTAAGGCTCGGCGTTCTATAATGGAGGGCTTTTGATGGCTGGGCGGCCGCCAAAAGTCGATCATGTTAAAGCAACTTTTCTCAGCGAATTAAAGGCTGCTGAGGATCTTGCGGCAAAGATTCAGCAGTTCGTTGGGGGCATTAACTCGGCGGGCCCACCTGGGCTTCACCCCAAATATGTTCGCCAAGTTGTTGAACTAGCCTTCATGGGGGTAGTGGCCTCTTGGGAGGAGTTTTTGGAGCGAGCACTCGTTCGCTATGTTGCTGGCGCGAAAACCGTGCACAACTATGCGCCGACGCCGAAATTTGGGCTTGCAACCTCATTGGCACATTCCTATCAAGTGCTTTCAGGTAATCCGAATTTTGATCGATCAAAAGACTACCTGAAGGTGAGTGATCCAAAGTGGGTTACAAACTCGGCGGACTTCTACTTTAGCGCCCATGGTTTT from Tistrella mobilis harbors:
- the tmk gene encoding dTMP kinase; translation: MARGRFITLEGGEGGGKSTQLRRLARHLRGQGIDVVETREPGGAAGAEAIRPLLTQGDVARWDVLSETLLLAAARRNHVEQTIRPALDAGRWVISDRFIDSTRAYQGGARGLDPAVIATLEGWVLDGLMPDLTVILDLPPETGLARAGRRIETAAPAAPGAGEDRFERMGIDFHQALRQAFLAIAAAEPARCAVVDATADIDAVEIAIREVVAGRLAPGRDAGL
- a CDS encoding D-alanyl-D-alanine carboxypeptidase family protein: MTVIAQSLRNGTTFPRRRRDIRGVTARMSAGIALLASVLASGTALAAAPHFESAAKQAILLDDTTGAVLYAKNADERMAPSSMSKLMTAYILFERIKEGRVSMDDAFPVSERAWRMGGSKMFVEVNTRVKVQDLIQGIIVQSGNDACVVVAEGLAGSEEAFARLMNEKARELGMTGSHFMNASGWPDPEHYMTARDLSTLARRIIDDFPEFYKFYSETEYTYNGIKQGNRNPLLYKDIGVDGMKTGHTEAGGYGLTASMKQGDRRLIMVVNGLGNVNERSNEGERLLSWGMREFENRKLFSAGEVVESAEVWLGDQGTVPLVPARDLVVTLPVADRDNLAAKVVYEGPIQAPIAQGQEIAKLVVDVPGVEPLSVPLVAGQNVAEAGPVGRILAAISHFVSGAAGGGEPQTQQ
- a CDS encoding septal ring lytic transglycosylase RlpA family protein — protein: MAPPVDGRAARASRRTLMLTGVALAALALAACAGRPTQPTSSAPAVGQGTTPSSSSAARPNQKIGKPYQVMGRWYYPADEPGYREEGVASWYGPTFHGKYTANGEVYDQNALTAAHTTLPLPSIVRVTNLENGRVLIVRVNDRGPFVGDRVIDLSKRSAQLLGVIQKGTARVRLENVTEEYGLDYLPEADGVMLASLGAEATASPPATSPRGPVVATASIVEEQVEAVPAGEVFATPVPPPAGTRTAPGSDRTYVQVGAFREPENARALENRLLDYGHTVIAPADVDGQRFYRVRIGPFKASRDAEKVVARLSRDGYGRGSIVTD
- a CDS encoding lytic murein transglycosylase, coding for MIRDTGLPTTDHRPAIRPERRVARLMAATGLAMVLAACGGGRGAEEAVASVQPQAVAPQPPAQPAAPVPVSLAHARTVSPADPAFDAWVQGVKKEARAQGISEGILDAAFRDVTPIPRVVELDRSQPESTITFEQYMTRVVPQRRIDQGRRLRAEFQADLADVEARFGVPSEVVVALWGVETDYGRVTGTYPVIASLATLAYEGRRAKFFRGELLHALKILDEGHISPAEMRGSWAGAMGQSQFMPSSFVSYAVDGDGDGRKDIWNTRKDVFASAANYLSRRGWNPDFGWGGPVELPKGFDRSRIGLDGESRTAAAWAAAGVTGKDGAALPVTGNVPAKIVLPGGRNGPAYLATENYEVILRWNRSQYFATAVGTLADRIAGR